The following coding sequences lie in one Sulfurimonas hongkongensis genomic window:
- a CDS encoding ABC transporter substrate-binding protein, whose product MKIPLILLVFFSTFLFASAKEKVSLQLMWVDQFQFAGYYMAKEKGFYEEAGLEVEIKKFAKETNTVEEVMSSRATYGVGRSSLIRTRSEGEKVVLLSAIFQSSPFVLITKDITKIKSIKDFRGKKIMLTKDASDAASIRAMIMSSGVKESELEILSHSFNFDDLLDGKVDLYAGYTTNETFILQEKNIPYRVFSPKDEGFDFYSDILFTSQKELEKHPQRVERFRDASLRGWRYAFENIEESIELIHEKYNPANKSLEALRYEAKELKKLAFEDNTKFGEIKEERVHRILDIYKILGFAKDKIDMDEFIFSKSSNVLSAKEYAYLRDKKEIRLCMIPSFLPYSTIKDGEIEGIGAGILDIISQSVPINFRLIKTNSWQETLSLAREGKCDFLPIAEDTKSRREYLDFTTSYFKDSIAIVTNDKKNYILDIRSVSDKEFSVTEGYSFVETIREKYPELKLHIVSTRKEGFMGVQKGKYYGHIDAMMAAAYYMQNNSKLNLKISGQLEDDIKISFGVKKDDEILLSIFQKIANELEPKDIQRVLNEWVSINYTTSSDYGYLKNVLLIVFGLTLIFGYRHYILKKKNKQLQILQNQLVRLNKSLETKVADAVNDVLKKDAYLLHQSRLAQMGEMLSMIAHQWKQPLSSISSMQIAIRMAIELERFDLSDEKQREEFLEFVHQKLDKIAANTQNLSQTISNFSDFYKPNKKAEIRKLDKVVMKACSLIEDNMDASNISISMSLHSDSVVKLHENEFMQVILNLLNNAKDQLIEKAIKDAQIKIKSYDEKGDVILEISDNALGIDKSIIDNVFDPYFSTKLEKNGTGLGLYMSKQIIEEYHDGSISVKNGRDGAIFTIKLEIEDNDAK is encoded by the coding sequence ATGAAAATTCCACTAATTCTTCTAGTATTTTTTAGCACCTTTTTATTTGCCTCTGCAAAAGAGAAAGTATCACTTCAACTTATGTGGGTTGATCAGTTTCAGTTTGCGGGTTATTATATGGCAAAAGAGAAGGGTTTTTATGAGGAAGCTGGACTTGAAGTTGAGATAAAAAAGTTTGCAAAAGAGACAAACACTGTAGAGGAAGTGATGAGCTCTAGGGCGACTTATGGTGTCGGCCGCTCAAGTTTGATAAGGACTCGTTCTGAGGGAGAGAAGGTAGTTTTGCTCTCAGCTATTTTTCAATCTTCTCCTTTTGTTTTAATAACTAAAGATATAACAAAGATAAAAAGCATCAAAGACTTTAGAGGTAAAAAAATTATGCTAACTAAAGATGCATCTGATGCTGCATCTATTAGAGCTATGATAATGTCAAGCGGAGTTAAAGAGTCGGAGCTAGAGATACTAAGCCATAGTTTTAATTTTGACGATCTTTTAGATGGTAAGGTCGATTTGTACGCTGGATATACAACAAATGAGACATTTATTTTGCAAGAAAAAAACATCCCTTATAGAGTTTTTTCTCCAAAAGATGAGGGTTTTGATTTTTATAGTGACATACTATTTACATCTCAAAAAGAGTTAGAGAAACATCCACAAAGAGTGGAAAGATTTAGAGATGCTTCTCTACGAGGATGGAGATATGCATTTGAAAACATAGAAGAGAGCATAGAGTTAATTCATGAGAAGTATAACCCTGCAAACAAAAGCTTAGAAGCTCTAAGATATGAAGCAAAGGAGCTGAAAAAACTAGCCTTTGAGGATAATACGAAGTTTGGCGAGATAAAAGAGGAGAGAGTTCATAGGATACTTGATATATATAAAATCCTAGGATTTGCTAAAGATAAGATAGATATGGATGAGTTTATTTTTAGTAAGAGCTCAAATGTCTTAAGTGCAAAAGAGTATGCATATTTAAGAGATAAAAAAGAGATAAGACTCTGCATGATACCCTCTTTTTTGCCATACAGCACTATAAAAGATGGTGAAATAGAGGGCATTGGAGCTGGGATTCTTGACATTATCTCTCAAAGTGTGCCGATAAACTTTAGACTTATAAAGACTAACTCATGGCAAGAGACACTCTCTTTGGCAAGAGAGGGCAAGTGTGACTTTTTGCCAATAGCAGAAGATACAAAGTCAAGAAGAGAGTATCTTGATTTTACAACTTCCTACTTTAAAGACTCCATAGCAATTGTAACAAATGATAAAAAAAATTATATCTTAGATATTAGAAGTGTCTCCGATAAAGAGTTTAGTGTAACGGAGGGCTACTCTTTTGTAGAGACCATAAGAGAAAAATATCCAGAGTTAAAACTTCACATAGTTTCTACAAGAAAAGAGGGTTTTATGGGTGTGCAAAAAGGGAAATATTATGGTCATATAGATGCTATGATGGCAGCAGCTTACTACATGCAAAATAACTCAAAGTTAAACCTTAAAATATCTGGACAACTTGAAGATGATATAAAGATTAGTTTTGGAGTCAAAAAGGATGATGAGATACTCCTTAGTATATTTCAAAAGATAGCAAATGAACTAGAACCAAAAGATATACAAAGGGTTTTAAATGAGTGGGTATCCATAAACTACACAACAAGTTCAGACTATGGTTATCTCAAAAATGTCTTGCTTATTGTTTTTGGTTTAACTTTGATATTTGGATATAGGCACTATATACTCAAGAAGAAAAACAAACAACTCCAAATACTTCAAAATCAACTTGTTAGGCTCAACAAATCATTAGAGACAAAAGTAGCTGATGCGGTTAATGATGTGCTCAAAAAAGATGCCTATCTTCTCCATCAGTCTCGTTTGGCTCAGATGGGAGAGATGCTAAGCATGATAGCCCATCAGTGGAAACAACCTCTTAGCTCCATCTCTTCGATGCAGATAGCTATTCGGATGGCTATAGAGCTTGAGAGATTTGATCTTAGTGATGAAAAACAAAGAGAAGAATTTTTAGAATTTGTACATCAGAAGCTAGACAAAATAGCAGCAAACACTCAAAATCTAAGTCAAACTATCTCAAACTTTAGCGATTTTTACAAACCAAACAAAAAAGCAGAGATACGAAAACTTGATAAAGTGGTTATGAAAGCCTGTAGTCTTATAGAAGACAACATGGACGCAAGCAATATAAGTATAAGTATGAGTCTGCACTCAGATTCAGTAGTAAAGCTTCATGAAAATGAGTTTATGCAAGTTATACTAAATCTCTTAAACAATGCAAAAGATCAACTAATAGAAAAAGCTATTAAAGATGCGCAGATTAAGATAAAAAGCTATGATGAGAAGGGAGATGTTATTTTAGAGATTAGCGATAATGCTTTGGGAATTGATAAGAGCATTATAGACAATGTTTTTGATCCATATTTCTCTACAAAGTTAGAAAAAAATGGTACAGGCTTGGGGCTTTATATGTCAAAGCAAATCATAGAAGAGTATCATGATGGTAGTATTAGCGTGAAAAATGGCAGAGATGGCGCTATATTTACAATAAAGTTAGAAATAGAGGATAACGATGCGAAGTGA
- a CDS encoding YqaA family protein, with amino-acid sequence MNELALFLSAFLAATILPFSSEVTFVAALTSEMNPLSAIFFASCGNVLAITLNYWFGYWLYDKTKTKLNSSKTGTKSLEYGHKYGYFILLFSWLPIIGDPLTLVAGVLRLRFVWFVIVAGGLRVLRYYLLTLVV; translated from the coding sequence ATGAATGAGTTAGCGCTCTTTTTATCTGCCTTTCTAGCAGCTACCATTCTTCCCTTTTCATCAGAAGTTACATTTGTTGCAGCCCTTACATCTGAGATGAATCCACTAAGTGCAATTTTTTTTGCGTCTTGTGGAAATGTACTAGCTATCACTTTGAACTACTGGTTTGGTTACTGGTTATATGATAAAACAAAAACAAAGCTAAACTCCTCAAAAACAGGAACTAAAAGTCTAGAGTATGGACATAAATATGGTTACTTTATACTCCTCTTTTCATGGCTTCCCATCATCGGTGATCCGCTAACACTTGTAGCTGGTGTTTTAAGGCTTAGATTTGTTTGGTTTGTTATAGTCGCTGGAGGTTTGAGGGTTTTAAGATACTACCTCTTAACTCTTGTGGTATAA
- a CDS encoding D-2-hydroxyacid dehydrogenase, with translation MKIVILDALTFGDSDLSKFKSLGEVEVYETTNREQTNSRITNATVIVTNKVVIDDELMSKATDLKLICIAATGMNNIDLEAAASRNIEVKNVAGYSTDSVVQHTFSMLFYLLGHSRYYDEYVKDGSYTKSAIFTHLPKPFFELKGKKWGIIGLGTIGRGVANIASAFGAKMCYHSTSGKNITRDYLHVELKTLLETCDVISIHAPLNEQTKNLLSYNELSLCKDKAVILNLGRGGIIDEDAVARVVDERELYFGLDVLEQEPMKQNHPFLSVKNRDRLYITPHIAWASSEAREKLIELVVKNITDSTL, from the coding sequence ATGAAGATAGTTATCTTAGATGCACTGACTTTTGGTGATTCCGATTTGAGCAAATTTAAGAGCTTAGGCGAAGTTGAAGTTTATGAAACAACAAATCGTGAGCAAACTAACTCACGCATAACAAACGCTACTGTTATAGTTACTAACAAAGTTGTTATAGATGATGAGCTTATGAGCAAAGCAACAGACTTAAAACTTATCTGCATCGCAGCTACTGGGATGAACAACATAGACCTAGAAGCTGCGGCTTCAAGAAACATAGAGGTTAAAAATGTGGCTGGATACTCAACTGACTCAGTGGTGCAACACACCTTTTCTATGCTTTTTTATCTCTTAGGACACTCAAGATATTATGATGAGTATGTAAAAGATGGCTCATACACAAAATCTGCTATCTTTACGCATCTACCTAAACCATTTTTTGAGTTAAAGGGTAAGAAGTGGGGCATTATAGGCCTTGGAACAATTGGTCGCGGCGTTGCAAATATTGCATCTGCCTTTGGTGCGAAGATGTGTTATCACTCAACAAGTGGCAAGAATATCACAAGAGACTACTTGCATGTAGAGCTAAAAACACTTCTTGAGACTTGCGATGTTATATCTATACATGCACCGTTAAATGAGCAGACTAAAAACTTACTTTCATATAATGAGCTTAGTCTATGTAAAGACAAGGCAGTAATTTTAAACCTTGGAAGAGGTGGTATTATAGATGAAGATGCTGTCGCTAGAGTAGTTGATGAGAGAGAACTATACTTTGGACTTGATGTTTTAGAGCAAGAACCGATGAAGCAAAATCATCCATTTTTAAGTGTGAAAAACAGGGATAGACTCTATATAACTCCGCATATCGCTTGGGCGTCTAGTGAGGCAAGAGAAAAGCTTATAGAGTTAGTAGTTAAAAATATAACAGACTCTACTCTTTAG
- the purT gene encoding formate-dependent phosphoribosylglycinamide formyltransferase: MQFSSPLKSNSKKVMLLGSGELGREVAIEAQRLGLEVIAVDRYPNAPAHQVAHRSYVVNMQNRDALLEIIEREKPDFILPEIEALSIDALIGAEAKGYNVIPNASAVQKTMNRKNIRTFAAETLGLNTGAYEFVTTEAGLRDASERMGYPCVVKPVMSSSGHGQSVLKCKEDVSKSWEIAKEARGDASELIVEAFVDFDYEITMLTARNGKETLFCEPIGHEQRDGDYVFSWQPMQMSEIAKKRSQEMAKAITDGLGGRGLFGVELFIKGDEVYFSEVSPRPHDTGMVTLITQSQSEFALHLRAVLGLPLGFTFYGEGASAAYKSKAENFKPTLEIDDRLFSDNSFIRIFSKPDTHKGRRLAVALVYDKAEVALKKSRELIELIKDV; encoded by the coding sequence ATGCAATTCTCATCTCCTCTAAAATCAAACTCAAAAAAAGTAATGTTGTTAGGTTCTGGCGAACTTGGTCGTGAAGTGGCTATTGAAGCTCAGAGGCTAGGTCTTGAAGTTATCGCAGTAGATAGATATCCAAACGCACCAGCCCATCAAGTAGCACACCGCTCATATGTTGTAAATATGCAAAATAGAGATGCTCTTTTAGAGATTATAGAGCGTGAAAAACCAGACTTCATACTGCCTGAAATAGAAGCTCTCTCTATAGATGCACTTATTGGGGCAGAGGCGAAGGGCTACAATGTTATCCCAAACGCATCAGCTGTACAAAAGACTATGAACCGTAAAAATATTCGTACATTCGCAGCAGAGACTTTAGGTTTAAACACTGGAGCTTATGAGTTTGTAACAACAGAAGCAGGACTAAGAGATGCCTCTGAACGTATGGGTTACCCTTGTGTAGTAAAGCCTGTTATGAGCTCCTCAGGGCATGGTCAAAGCGTACTTAAGTGCAAAGAAGATGTTTCAAAATCGTGGGAGATTGCAAAAGAGGCACGTGGAGATGCAAGCGAACTTATAGTTGAGGCTTTTGTTGATTTTGACTATGAGATTACGATGTTAACTGCAAGAAATGGCAAAGAGACTCTTTTTTGTGAGCCAATAGGTCATGAGCAAAGAGATGGAGACTATGTCTTTTCATGGCAGCCGATGCAGATGAGTGAAATTGCAAAAAAGAGGTCACAAGAGATGGCTAAGGCTATAACAGATGGGCTTGGTGGTCGTGGACTTTTTGGTGTTGAGCTTTTTATAAAAGGTGATGAAGTTTACTTTAGTGAAGTTAGCCCTCGCCCACACGATACTGGAATGGTCACGCTCATCACACAGAGCCAAAGTGAGTTTGCTTTGCATCTAAGAGCTGTTCTTGGACTTCCTCTTGGGTTTACTTTTTATGGGGAGGGTGCATCAGCAGCTTATAAATCAAAAGCAGAAAACTTCAAGCCAACCTTAGAGATAGATGATAGGCTCTTTAGCGATAACTCATTTATAAGAATATTTTCAAAACCAGATACACATAAAGGTCGAAGACTTGCAGTCGCCCTAGTTTACGACAAGGCAGAAGTAGCTCTTAAAAAATCAAGAGAGCTTATAGAGCTAATAAAGGATGTTTAG
- a CDS encoding catalase, giving the protein MKKKFTTVVGAPVADNNNSLTAGPRGPMLLQDVWYLEKMAHFDREVIPERRMHAKGSGAFGTFTVTNDITKYTKAKIFSKVGKKTEIIARFSTVAGERGAADAERDIRGFALKFYTEEGNWDLVGNNTPVFFLRDPLKFPDLNHAIKRDPKTNMRSAKNNWDFWSSLPEALHQVTITMSDRGIPYSYRHMHGFGSHTFSFINDKNERNWVKFHFVTQQGIKNLTDEEAQILVGQNRESHQRDLFENIEKGNFPKWKMFVQIMSEEDAKHYKFNPFDLTRVWLKKDYPLIEVGEFELNRNPENYFADVEQAAFNPASVVPGIGFSPDKMLQGRLFSYGDAQRYRLGVNHNLIPVNAPKCEVHSYHRDGAMRVDGNAGATIGYEPNSYEEWQEQKEYAEPELDLDGGANRYEHDDDNFTQPRMLFQLMSKEEQQVLFENTARAMGDAPQNIKLRHIDNCSKADPAYGAGVAKALGLSVKS; this is encoded by the coding sequence ATGAAGAAAAAATTTACAACTGTTGTGGGTGCACCTGTCGCTGACAATAACAATTCACTTACTGCGGGACCAAGAGGTCCTATGCTACTTCAAGATGTATGGTATTTGGAAAAAATGGCACATTTTGATAGAGAAGTCATTCCTGAGAGACGCATGCATGCAAAAGGTTCTGGTGCGTTTGGAACGTTTACAGTCACAAACGATATAACAAAATACACCAAAGCAAAAATCTTCTCTAAAGTTGGAAAAAAAACAGAGATAATTGCTCGGTTTTCCACTGTTGCAGGTGAGAGAGGTGCGGCAGATGCTGAGAGGGATATTCGTGGTTTTGCACTAAAATTTTACACAGAGGAAGGAAACTGGGATCTAGTGGGTAACAATACACCTGTGTTTTTTCTAAGAGATCCACTCAAGTTTCCAGACTTAAACCATGCCATCAAACGAGACCCAAAAACAAATATGCGAAGTGCCAAAAATAACTGGGATTTTTGGTCTAGCTTGCCAGAAGCTCTGCATCAAGTCACCATCACGATGAGCGATAGAGGTATTCCATATTCGTACCGTCATATGCATGGTTTTGGTAGCCACACTTTTAGCTTTATAAATGATAAAAATGAGAGAAACTGGGTCAAATTTCATTTTGTCACCCAACAAGGCATCAAAAACCTAACAGATGAAGAGGCTCAAATATTGGTGGGTCAAAATAGAGAAAGCCATCAGCGGGATTTGTTTGAGAACATCGAAAAAGGTAATTTTCCAAAGTGGAAAATGTTTGTACAGATAATGAGCGAAGAAGATGCGAAGCACTATAAGTTTAACCCTTTTGATTTAACAAGAGTTTGGCTAAAAAAAGATTATCCACTCATAGAAGTTGGAGAGTTTGAGTTAAACCGCAATCCAGAGAACTATTTTGCAGATGTAGAACAAGCTGCATTTAACCCTGCAAGCGTAGTGCCAGGCATTGGTTTTTCACCTGATAAGATGCTTCAAGGAAGACTCTTTTCATACGGAGATGCCCAAAGATACAGACTAGGAGTTAACCATAACTTAATCCCGGTTAATGCCCCAAAATGTGAAGTTCACAGCTATCATAGAGATGGTGCTATGAGAGTTGATGGAAATGCGGGAGCTACGATAGGCTATGAGCCAAACTCTTATGAGGAGTGGCAAGAGCAAAAAGAGTATGCTGAGCCAGAGCTAGATTTAGATGGTGGAGCTAACAGATATGAGCATGATGATGATAACTTTACACAGCCTAGAATGCTATTTCAGCTTATGAGTAAAGAAGAGCAGCAAGTTCTTTTTGAAAATACAGCAAGAGCTATGGGTGATGCTCCACAGAATATTAAGCTAAGACATATAGATAACTGTTCAAAGGCAGATCCTGCTTATGGAGCAGGTGTGGCAAAAGCATTAGGTTTGAGTGTAAAATCATAA
- the flgE gene encoding flagellar hook protein FlgE, which produces MLKSLFSGVSGLQSHQVAMDVESNNIANVNTVGFKYSRANFSDLLAQTKAIATAPQGQLGGKNPVQVGLGSTVSSMTRIFSQGSVQNSDKNTDVAIQGDGFYIVSPDGGNTYKYTRAGDFKFDAAGNFVDNNGFITQGWLRDPVTGKVDSTAPITDINIPPGLTTPAFASQEVVVKANLNSGPIVESMSPAYEVKSGSTNIQPAAVDANGNAIEAGNIGVMFNEVGEAFSIQENQGVWASFRNSEVVAGAVVANTALDMDFNVDPELGIAGNTVNVTAAAGATPAETANNYVAAINAKSSTTGVTASVDAAQVITLTNTNADASASHNIDFVVNTGSGIATASSVTAHRYQYNKTSAANTLGGDKTFTTTADLRKWLEDEARNQGGATNGITVAVNEQGKFEIQNPNSGVDDYDMNLKITAYTDKRTGTVVTENTRFTRNMEALNSVLPQASGGTAYSQSFNVATHSSSIDVFDSLGSKHTLRMEFRKTELDTSTGSTWDMLVTVPPPATIDTTAPLDEKRGSVRFNNDGSLATYNPPNISFSGNNGSAPDQQINLSFGTANAFDGMTSFDSRSATSGISQDGYTGGDLVGIRIDQSGTLVGSFSNGRSFGLAQIGMAKFTNNEGLSTEGGNIFIQTANSGDPIIGTAATAGRGFIQAAALEASNVDLSRALTQLIIIQRGFQANGKTITTSDQLLQTLIGLKQ; this is translated from the coding sequence ATGTTAAAATCACTATTTTCAGGTGTATCAGGACTACAATCACACCAAGTTGCAATGGATGTTGAGTCAAACAATATCGCAAATGTAAACACAGTAGGTTTTAAATATTCTCGTGCAAACTTTTCAGATCTGTTGGCTCAAACAAAAGCTATAGCTACAGCACCTCAAGGACAACTCGGTGGTAAAAATCCTGTTCAAGTTGGACTTGGTTCTACTGTAAGCTCTATGACACGAATCTTCTCACAAGGTTCAGTTCAAAACTCTGATAAAAACACCGATGTCGCTATTCAAGGGGATGGTTTTTATATAGTTTCTCCAGATGGTGGTAACACTTATAAGTATACTCGTGCAGGTGACTTTAAGTTTGATGCTGCTGGAAACTTTGTTGATAACAACGGTTTTATAACTCAAGGATGGCTTAGAGATCCTGTAACTGGTAAAGTTGACTCAACTGCACCTATTACAGATATAAATATACCACCAGGACTTACAACTCCAGCCTTTGCTTCACAAGAAGTGGTAGTAAAAGCAAATCTTAACTCAGGACCTATAGTTGAGAGTATGTCTCCAGCTTATGAGGTAAAGTCAGGTAGTACAAATATTCAACCAGCAGCAGTTGATGCAAATGGAAATGCAATAGAGGCTGGTAATATAGGTGTAATGTTTAATGAAGTTGGCGAAGCTTTTTCTATTCAAGAAAATCAAGGAGTATGGGCATCATTTAGAAACTCAGAAGTAGTTGCGGGTGCAGTTGTTGCAAATACCGCTTTAGATATGGATTTTAATGTTGATCCAGAGCTTGGCATTGCAGGTAATACTGTAAATGTAACAGCAGCTGCTGGAGCAACGCCAGCTGAGACAGCTAACAACTATGTAGCTGCTATCAATGCTAAGAGTTCTACCACTGGTGTAACAGCTTCTGTTGATGCAGCTCAAGTTATTACTTTAACAAATACAAATGCTGATGCCTCAGCATCTCACAATATTGACTTTGTAGTAAATACCGGTTCTGGAATAGCAACTGCTTCTAGTGTAACAGCACATAGATATCAGTACAATAAAACCTCTGCAGCTAACACACTTGGTGGGGATAAAACCTTTACTACTACGGCAGATTTGAGAAAATGGCTTGAAGATGAAGCTAGAAATCAAGGTGGTGCAACAAATGGCATAACTGTTGCAGTAAATGAGCAAGGAAAGTTTGAAATCCAAAATCCAAATAGTGGTGTAGATGATTATGATATGAATCTTAAAATTACAGCATATACAGATAAAAGAACGGGTACTGTAGTTACTGAAAACACTCGATTTACTAGAAATATGGAAGCACTAAACTCAGTACTACCACAAGCGAGTGGTGGAACAGCATACTCACAAAGTTTTAATGTAGCTACACACTCAAGCTCCATAGATGTTTTTGACTCATTAGGCTCTAAACATACTCTTAGAATGGAGTTTAGAAAAACAGAGCTTGATACATCAACAGGAAGTACCTGGGATATGCTTGTAACTGTTCCGCCTCCAGCGACTATAGATACAACAGCACCTCTTGATGAAAAAAGGGGCTCTGTCCGTTTTAACAATGATGGTTCATTGGCTACTTACAATCCACCAAATATCTCTTTTAGTGGTAACAATGGTTCAGCTCCAGATCAGCAGATAAACCTTAGTTTTGGTACTGCAAATGCTTTTGATGGAATGACGAGTTTTGATAGTAGATCTGCTACATCAGGGATAAGTCAAGATGGTTATACGGGTGGAGATTTAGTCGGTATCAGAATCGATCAGAGTGGTACTTTAGTTGGATCATTTTCAAATGGTCGTTCTTTTGGTCTTGCTCAAATTGGTATGGCGAAGTTTACAAACAACGAGGGTTTGTCAACTGAGGGTGGAAATATTTTCATTCAAACTGCAAACTCTGGTGATCCTATTATCGGAACTGCCGCAACTGCTGGGCGTGGGTTTATCCAAGCAGCCGCACTTGAAGCGTCAAATGTTGACCTCTCACGTGCCCTAACCCAGCTTATTATCATACAAAGAGGGTTCCAAGCAAATGGTAAAACCATCACAACCTCTGACCAACTTCTACAAACTCTTATAGGATTAAAACAATAA
- a CDS encoding flagellar hook protein FlgE, with product MMTQAFYTGISGLKTNQTAIDIVSDNIANISTIGFRGYRPEFSSIFEETLNSTSAKPTNDTTGYGVTLGTSAMDKTQGSILLSDRSTDLAIVGNGWFGISGSDETMYTRAGDFTFDVDNDLVTKDGHYVLGTMGKNIGANNELTDILGEVKLGDIGSQEKLRFPKTLTYPPEPTTEAKFIGNIGTDDAVQTIGAGVVDPQNNKNHLQLSFSKIEPQVLPGSQWEVVATTQSLDGETIYDTQTGSAEFDASGGLISTTLTTIDNNGAEVAIDMGSGFDGVVAISNIPPSASSVSDGTIGGDLKGYSINKNAEVIATFTNGMQSSVGKIAVYHFANEQGLQRAGGANFTKSDNSGEALFYTDADGENIIGTDVVNFNLENSNVRMDAALTDLIILQRSYDANSKSITTADQMMQKALQMDA from the coding sequence ATGATGACTCAAGCTTTTTATACAGGTATATCTGGTTTAAAAACTAACCAAACTGCCATAGATATAGTATCTGACAATATTGCAAATATCTCAACTATAGGTTTTCGTGGCTATAGACCAGAGTTCTCTTCTATCTTTGAAGAGACACTGAACTCTACATCTGCGAAACCGACTAATGACACTACAGGCTATGGTGTAACTTTAGGTACATCTGCCATGGATAAGACACAAGGGAGCATCTTGCTCTCAGATAGATCTACAGACTTAGCCATAGTTGGAAATGGATGGTTTGGTATATCTGGAAGTGATGAGACTATGTATACAAGAGCTGGAGATTTTACTTTTGATGTAGACAATGACCTTGTTACAAAAGATGGGCACTATGTTTTAGGAACTATGGGAAAAAACATAGGTGCTAACAATGAACTAACAGATATTTTAGGGGAAGTAAAACTAGGAGATATTGGTTCTCAAGAGAAGTTGCGTTTTCCAAAAACCCTTACATATCCGCCAGAGCCGACCACTGAGGCAAAATTTATCGGAAACATAGGAACTGATGATGCAGTTCAAACCATAGGTGCAGGTGTAGTTGATCCACAAAACAATAAAAACCACCTACAACTATCTTTTTCAAAAATAGAACCACAAGTTTTACCTGGCAGTCAGTGGGAAGTAGTAGCTACTACGCAATCACTTGATGGCGAAACTATTTATGATACGCAAACAGGAAGTGCTGAATTTGATGCGAGTGGCGGACTTATCTCAACTACCTTAACTACTATAGACAACAACGGTGCAGAAGTAGCCATAGATATGGGAAGTGGTTTTGATGGTGTTGTAGCTATTAGCAATATTCCACCAAGCGCATCTAGTGTCTCTGATGGAACAATAGGCGGAGATCTAAAAGGTTATAGTATCAATAAAAATGCTGAAGTTATTGCTACTTTTACAAATGGTATGCAAAGTAGTGTAGGCAAAATCGCAGTCTATCACTTTGCGAATGAACAAGGACTTCAAAGAGCTGGTGGGGCAAACTTTACAAAGAGCGACAATAGCGGAGAGGCACTTTTTTATACAGATGCAGATGGAGAAAATATTATAGGTACAGATGTTGTAAACTTTAACTTAGAGAATTCAAATGTTAGGATGGATGCAGCGCTTACAGATCTTATTATACTTCAAAGATCATACGACGCAAACTCTAAGTCTATAACTACAGCAGATCAGATGATGCAAAAAGCTCTGCAAATGGATGCATAA
- a CDS encoding flagellar hook capping FlgD N-terminal domain-containing protein: MAINSVGENLATHGRVDTTEAVKDKTVLGKDDFMKLLLVELQHQDPTEPMDSEKILSQTSQLATLEASENTNKALSDLALSMAASQDFSTIAAIGKTADLGSNAIQHDKGSESSFEVYFPQDIKDGTLEILDSEGNVVSTIGIDMEDENGNTLDKKEAGVYQFDWDGVLSDGSSADSGIYYVTASYKNEAGETQATRLGTYPIEAVRFEEGKALVKVGSNYVSLDSIKEVY; the protein is encoded by the coding sequence ATGGCTATCAATTCAGTAGGTGAAAACCTGGCAACTCATGGCAGAGTAGATACAACAGAGGCAGTAAAAGATAAAACTGTCTTAGGCAAAGATGACTTTATGAAGCTTCTCTTGGTGGAGCTTCAACATCAAGATCCAACAGAGCCTATGGATAGTGAGAAGATTTTATCTCAAACTTCTCAACTAGCTACTCTTGAGGCATCTGAGAACACTAATAAAGCACTCTCAGACCTAGCTCTTTCTATGGCTGCATCACAAGATTTCTCAACGATTGCAGCTATTGGTAAAACAGCTGACTTAGGAAGCAATGCTATACAACACGATAAAGGCTCAGAGAGCTCTTTTGAAGTCTATTTTCCACAAGATATAAAAGATGGAACCTTAGAGATCTTAGATAGCGAAGGTAACGTTGTTAGTACAATAGGTATTGATATGGAAGATGAAAATGGAAACACTTTAGATAAAAAAGAAGCAGGTGTATATCAATTTGACTGGGATGGAGTACTTAGTGATGGCAGTAGTGCAGATAGTGGTATCTACTATGTAACTGCTAGCTATAAAAATGAAGCAGGAGAGACACAAGCTACAAGACTTGGGACTTATCCTATAGAAGCAGTTAGATTTGAGGAAGGAAAAGCACTTGTAAAAGTAGGTTCAAACTATGTCTCACTTGACAGCATTAAAGAGGTTTATTAA